One segment of Ascidiaceihabitans donghaensis DNA contains the following:
- a CDS encoding GNAT family N-acetyltransferase — MQHTLTSERLILRPFVPQDADAIVAALNDAETCRGLTVVPYPYTNQDADQFISDGTAQASAVCLKDGQLIGCIGLGAQLGYWFAKPHWGKGYATEAAHAVLADHFAHSDTDVMSGYVDDNFASAAVLRKLGFVVVGNTMLHIRSRGIAVPAKSVCLTRTQWEAQS; from the coding sequence GTGCAACATACCCTGACATCAGAACGCCTGATCTTGCGCCCTTTTGTGCCGCAGGATGCTGATGCTATTGTTGCAGCCCTCAATGATGCCGAAACCTGCCGCGGCCTGACTGTGGTGCCATACCCGTATACGAACCAGGATGCGGACCAGTTCATTTCAGACGGTACGGCGCAGGCGTCTGCCGTGTGTTTGAAAGACGGCCAGTTGATCGGTTGCATAGGCTTGGGTGCCCAATTGGGGTATTGGTTTGCAAAACCGCACTGGGGCAAAGGTTACGCCACTGAAGCCGCGCATGCTGTTTTGGCAGATCATTTCGCCCACAGCGATACAGATGTGATGTCTGGTTATGTCGATGACAACTTCGCGTCGGCTGCGGTCTTGCGGAAATTGGGTTTTGTGGTTGTTGGCAACACAATGTTGCACATCCGCTCGCGTGGCATCGCGGTCCCG